In Methanobrevibacter sp., one DNA window encodes the following:
- a CDS encoding right-handed parallel beta-helix repeat-containing protein, which yields MINAVYASDNEIIISDSLSEDIELNDCSTIDLKEANEENLKEESVGDDFKYVQNLIDKAKDGDSIYLENKTYKGNRTPIYINKNLNIYGFNNDLDIDSLKSSPLNSDNLTTILDADSKSNIFIIGENIQVKINGLSLINGNDGGDGGTIYNNGKLSIESSKIANSNSGGGAVYCSKGSILNVNNSLFESNYASIGGSVYHDQSNVIISNSLFRFNEGESDGGAIYTDNGNIQILNSSFLNNTAARGGVIYNNHGKVVINNSDLSHNKATNLGATVKNWGTCIIYNSNVSNNYADWCGGGLYTFEYSMDVINCSIFNNTAERGGGIFADAGSWLAVTNSTIKDNEGEIGAGISCPDAHLKMKDSSIINNAANGKGGGIYLDKYTSEISNSIIENNSAKSGGGIYINDISVKISNSSINKNKADEGGAIYNLGTLSIKESILNSNNAKNCGAIYNQKTLDISNSTANSNKATNGGVIYNNGLLKLNQLNANSNEATYGGVIYNSKNTTINNSIFKNNKAYEAGAIYSNGNLLINNSEFTKQKVTHKSGVIFMRNGNMNISNSIFSLNSGADEGGVIFTFEGNSTIKSSKFISNKAISYGAAIDNSGIMTIEDCDFEKNYAYGAGAIDNGGDLTIIKSNFTDNEATANGGAIDNNGNLKISGSIFNKNTADSLGGAIMARKNTTISHSSFSDNKASSGNDVYSDEENISLNNNWWGSNNPDFQASLNYEIGDDFKWIIMSFTNTTPFKVNSSLGLNISFDKTINKNGEEERLEKPNLLPTFKTSLKVKEANGNEKSYELNVKKGSLLKTISLKSNSVVSANIDGETISLNLTDNSKKSNENNNPDSSNSSDSSKTNESEENNNDFNTNQRDINKNVNLKNVKDNLKILNSTQSGIDSPLADSNDSNENQNADKELNINYGLLIIPIALALFFILFALKRKKR from the coding sequence TTAAATGATTGTTCAACTATTGATTTGAAGGAAGCCAACGAAGAAAACCTAAAAGAAGAATCTGTTGGTGATGACTTTAAATATGTGCAAAACTTAATCGATAAAGCTAAAGATGGGGATTCCATATATTTGGAAAACAAGACTTATAAAGGAAACAGAACTCCAATATACATTAATAAAAACTTGAACATTTATGGTTTTAACAATGATTTAGATATAGATTCATTGAAATCAAGCCCATTGAACTCTGACAATCTCACTACAATATTGGATGCTGATTCTAAATCAAACATATTCATAATCGGCGAAAATATTCAAGTGAAGATTAATGGATTAAGTTTAATTAATGGAAATGATGGAGGAGATGGCGGAACCATATACAATAATGGAAAATTATCTATTGAAAGTTCCAAAATAGCCAATTCCAACTCTGGTGGAGGAGCAGTATACTGCTCTAAAGGGTCCATTCTCAATGTAAACAATTCATTGTTTGAAAGCAATTATGCAAGCATTGGAGGTTCAGTTTATCACGACCAGTCAAATGTAATCATATCCAATTCACTATTTAGATTCAATGAAGGAGAAAGTGATGGAGGAGCTATTTACACTGATAATGGGAATATACAGATTCTCAATTCAAGTTTTCTAAATAATACTGCTGCTCGTGGAGGAGTAATATACAATAATCATGGAAAGGTCGTTATCAATAATTCAGATTTATCCCATAATAAAGCAACTAATTTAGGAGCAACTGTAAAGAACTGGGGAACATGCATAATATATAACTCCAATGTAAGCAACAATTATGCTGATTGGTGTGGTGGAGGATTATATACCTTTGAATATAGTATGGATGTAATAAATTGCTCAATATTTAACAACACTGCTGAAAGAGGGGGAGGAATATTCGCAGATGCTGGATCTTGGCTGGCAGTTACCAATTCAACAATTAAAGATAATGAAGGAGAAATTGGTGCTGGAATAAGTTGCCCAGATGCACATTTGAAAATGAAAGATTCCTCTATAATCAATAATGCTGCAAATGGCAAAGGAGGAGGAATTTATTTAGATAAATACACATCAGAAATAAGCAATTCAATTATAGAAAACAATAGTGCAAAGTCTGGTGGAGGAATTTATATAAATGATATTTCTGTAAAAATTAGCAATTCCAGCATTAATAAGAACAAGGCAGATGAAGGAGGAGCAATATACAATTTAGGCACTTTAAGCATTAAAGAATCCATTCTAAATTCAAACAATGCTAAAAACTGCGGAGCAATATATAATCAAAAAACATTGGATATTTCAAACTCTACAGCAAACAGCAACAAGGCAACTAACGGTGGAGTAATATACAATAATGGATTATTGAAATTAAACCAGCTAAATGCCAACTCTAATGAAGCAACATATGGTGGAGTCATATACAACTCAAAAAACACCACTATAAATAACTCAATTTTCAAGAATAACAAGGCATACGAAGCAGGGGCAATCTATAGCAATGGAAACCTATTGATAAACAATTCAGAATTTACAAAACAGAAAGTAACCCATAAAAGCGGAGTTATCTTTATGAGAAATGGAAACATGAACATTTCAAATTCCATTTTCAGTTTGAATTCCGGTGCAGATGAAGGGGGAGTAATCTTCACATTTGAAGGAAATTCCACAATAAAATCATCTAAATTCATATCAAACAAAGCCATTAGCTATGGTGCAGCCATTGACAATAGCGGAATAATGACCATTGAGGATTGTGATTTTGAAAAGAATTACGCTTACGGTGCTGGAGCGATTGACAATGGTGGAGATTTAACAATAATCAAGTCAAACTTCACTGATAATGAAGCAACTGCAAATGGAGGGGCAATTGACAATAATGGAAACCTTAAGATAAGCGGATCAATATTCAATAAGAATACTGCAGACTCTTTAGGTGGGGCTATAATGGCTAGAAAAAACACTACAATCAGCCATTCATCATTTTCGGACAATAAGGCATCCTCTGGAAATGATGTATATAGCGATGAAGAGAATATTTCCTTAAATAATAATTGGTGGGGTTCAAATAACCCGGATTTCCAAGCTTCTTTAAATTATGAGATTGGTGATGATTTTAAATGGATTATAATGAGTTTTACAAACACTACCCCATTTAAAGTAAACTCTAGTTTAGGATTGAATATTAGCTTTGATAAAACCATTAATAAAAATGGTGAAGAAGAACGATTAGAAAAACCTAATCTATTGCCAACATTTAAAACATCTCTTAAGGTAAAAGAAGCGAATGGAAATGAAAAAAGCTATGAATTAAATGTTAAGAAAGGTTCTCTTTTAAAAACCATTTCCCTTAAGTCAAATAGCGTTGTCAGTGCAAATATTGATGGTGAGACAATTAGCTTAAATCTCACAGATAATAGTAAAAAATCCAATGAAAATAATAATCCAGATAGTTCTAATAGTTCAGACAGCTCTAAAACTAATGAATCTGAAGAGAATAATAATGATTTTAACACTAATCAAAGGGATATTAACAAAAATGTCAATTTGAAAAATGTTAAAGATAATCTGAAAATATTAAATTCAACTCAATCCGGTATTGATTCTCCATTAGCGGATTCAAATGATTCCAATGAAAATCAAAATGCCGATAAAGAGCTTAATATCAACTATGGATTATTGATTATTCCTATAGCATTGGCCTTATTCTTCATTTTATTTGCACTAAAAAGAAAAAAAAGATGA